The Solanum lycopersicum chromosome 6, SLM_r2.1 genome has a window encoding:
- the LOC101268578 gene encoding mediator of RNA polymerase II transcription subunit 33A-like isoform X2, with amino-acid sequence MESINDTLHLSQIFELQGSESGMHVIEYVFAVVCQLLDASLDDEGLLELTAEKKSRWPVATQEMEISNRDGFAGKRVEHREGLCRMNTVQAIEIIGELFGDKLTSMILYLARRNMPTHWDSFMQHLHLLVSNSSALRNSKKISLETLVLLISKNRGVLSRECKTSSRKFLHAVMASGSFALSASRCDDASTSVLWLPIDLFLEDTMDGSKVAATSAADTLTGLVKALRAVNCTSWKNTFFGLWISALRLVNRERDPSEGPVPRLDTCLCLLLSITPLAITNIIKEEENASSTSDQRTEATGKHRQALVSSLQQLHDYEGLLTPPLPAIPLANQAALKAMMFLSGISEGSEYFDGLRLNDMPVNCAGSLWHLIVEACIARNILDTSAYLWPGYVKGQCNQVPRNMSAPSPSWSSLMKGSPLTPPMVSVLVSTPASSLAEIEKIYEIAVNGPAEDKISAATILCGASLARGWNIQEHTVLFITWLLSPSVPSDYSGSDSHLISYAPFLNVLIVGISSVDCIQILSLHGLVPQLVGALMPICEAFGSCPPNVSWTLMSEEITSHAVFSNAFTLLLTLWRFDQPPLEHVTRDVPVGSHLTPEYLLLVRNSQLAFSEDLLKDQSKSKQLSRVLSQLPREPIFMDSFPKLKCWYRQHQACIASPLSGLVPGTPVHQIVEALLNFMFRKINSAGQSLIPPTSSGSNSSGSGNEEISPHLKLPAWDILEAVPFVLNAALTACAHGTLSPRELATGLKHLADFLPASLATITSYFSAEVTRGIWKPASMNGTDWPSPAANLATVEQQVKKILADTGVDVPSLSVGGSSPAILPLPLAVLVSLTITYKLDRDTDRFLNLMGAAVSNLATSCPWPCMPVMAALWAQKVRRWSDFLVFSASRTVFHHSSDAVVQLLRVCFTATLGLGRSSIESNGGVGSLLGHGFGSHFSGGISAVAPGILYLRVHRAVRNVMFMSEEIVSLLMHFVRDIADSGVPAKDLEKLKKTRGDIRSLSSQKTDIGFPASCHVSLAAAMVRVKLAASLGASLVWITGGLSLVQSLLKETLPSWFISAHRSEPNGGVSEGMVARLRGYALAYLAVLCGTFCWGVDSSSPTSKWRPSMLGAHLEFLASALDGKISLGCNKATWRAYVSGFVSLIVGCTPSWLLEVDLQVLKRLSKGLKRCDEEVLALALLEASGVGAMGTAAQMIIEGSLNFAR; translated from the exons ATGGAATCGATAAATGATACTCTTCATCTTTCCCAGATATTTGAACTCCAGGGATCTGAAAGTGGAATGCATGTGATTGAATATGTTTTTGCAGTTGTATGTCAGTTACTTGATGCCTCACTTGATGATGAGGGGCTGCTGGAACTGACTGCCGAAAAGAAGTCTAGGTGGCCAGTTGCAACTCAAGAAATGGAAATCAGCAACCGTGATGGCTTTGCTGGAAAAAGAGTTGAACATCGTGAAGGATTATGTAGAATGAACACTGTACAGGCTATTGAAATAATTGGCGAACTTTTTGGAGACAAACTGACATCCATGATTCTTTACTTGGCACGTAGGAACAT gCCCACACATTGGGATTCTTTCATGCAGCACTTACACCTTCTAGTGTCAAACTCGTCAGCTTTAAGAAACTCTAAGAAAATTTCTCTGGAGACTTTGGTACTGTTGATATCCAAAAACCGTGGAGTCCTCTCCCGAGAATGCAAAACAAGCTCACGGAAATTTCTTCATGCTGTTATGGCTTCTGGATCATTTGCACTTTCTGCTAGTCGGTGTGATGATGCTAGTACATCAGTTCTCTGGCTACCGATTGATCTCTTTCTTGAAGATACGATGGATGGATCAAAAGTGGCAGCTACAAGTGCTGCTGACACTCTTACTG GTCTGGTGAAGGCTCTGCGGGCAGTTAACTGTACATCGTGGAAGAACACATTTTTTGGGTTGTGGATTTCAGCCCTAAGGCTTGTTAATAGA GAAAGGGATCCCAGTGAGGGACCAGTACCTCGTCTTGATACTTGCTTATGCTTATTGTTGTCTATTACACCGCTAGCAATTACCAACATTATTAAAGAAGAGGAAAATGCTAGCAGCACCAGTGATCAAAGAACAGAGGCCACAGGAAAACATCGTCAGGCCTTGGTTTCTAGCTTACAGCAATTGCATGATTATGAAGGCTTGTTGACCCCACCACTGCCTGCAATTCCCTTGGCAAACCAAGCTGCTTTGAAAGCAATGATGTTCCTCTCAGGGATAAGTGAGGGAAGTGAGTATTTTGATGGGTTGAGATTGAATGACATGCCTGTTAATTGTG CTGGGAGCTTGTGGCACCTTATTGTTGAGGCTTGCATTGCTAGAAACATTTTGGATACGTCTGCTTATTTATGGCCGGGATATGTAAAAGGTCAATGCAATCAAGTGCCTCGTAACATGTCAGCCCCATCGCCTAGCTGGTCATCATTGATGAAGGGGTCTCCCCTCACTCCTCCAATGGTCAGTGTATTAGTTTCAACACCCGCTTCAAG CTTAGCagaaatagagaaaatatatgAGATTGCTGTCAATGGTCCAGCTGAAGACAAGATTTCTGCCGCTACTATTCTCTGTGGGGCTTCTCTTGCTCGTGGTTGGAATATTCAG GAACATACGGTTCTATTTATCACTTGGCTGCTATCACCTAGTGTTCCTTCTGATTATTCTGGAAGTGATAGCCATTTGATTAGCTATGCTCCATTTCTGAATGTTCTTATTGTTGGTATATCATCTGTCGACTGTATCCAGATACTTTCTTTGCATGGATTG GTTCCACAGCTTGTTGGTGCGTTGATGCCAATTTGTGAAGCCTTCGGTTCTTGTCCACCCAATGTGTCTTGGACTCTAATGTCGGAAGAAATTACTTCACATGCCGTTTTCTCGAATGCATTCACACTTCTATTGACATTGTGGAGGTTTGATCAGCCACCGCTTGAGCATGTCACAAGAGATGTTCCTGTGGGATCCCATCTAACTCCTGAATATCTATTGCTGGTTCGCAACTCCCAGTTGGCATTCTCTGAGGATTTGCTGAAAGATCAAAGCAAAAGCAAGCAATTGTCTAGAGTTCTCAGTCAGTTACCTAGAGAACCCATATTTATGGATTCTTTTCCTAAACTAAAATGTTGGTACCGACAACATCAAGCATGTATTGCATCACCTCTCTCAGGTCTCGTCCCTGGAACTCCTGTTCATCAGATAGTTGAAGCACTGCTGAACTTCATGTTCCGAAAAATAAATAGTGCTGGGCAGTCACTTATACCTCCAACTTCAAGTGGTAGTAACTCATCTGGGTCTGGAAATGAAGAGATATCTCCTCATCTTAAGCTGCCTGCTTGGGATATTTTGGAAGCTGTTCCTTTTGTGCTTAACGCTGCTCTCACGGCATGTGCTCATGGGACCTTGTCACCGCGTGAACTAGCCACAG GTCTTAAGCATCTAGCTGACTTTCTTCCTGCATCTTTGGCAACAATTACAAGTTACTTTTCAGCTGAAGTGACACGGGGTATTTGGAAGCCTGCTTCTATGAATGGAACTGATTGGCCAAGTCCTGCTGCAAATTTAGCAACAGTGGAACAACAAGTTAAGAAAATCCTAGCTGACACTGGTGTTGATGTCCCCAGTCTCTCTGTAG GTGGAAGTTCTCCAGCTATTCTTCCTTTGCCCCTGGCAGTCCTTGTGAGCCTCACCATTACATATAAACTTGATAGAGATACTGACCGCTTTCTGAACTTGATGGGTGCAGCAGTGAGTAACCTGGCTACAAGTTGTCCTTGGCCATGTATGCCTGTTATGGCTGCCCTATGGGCTCAAAAGGTTAGACGGTGGAGTGACTTTCTTGTTTTCTCTGCGTCCCGGACTGTTTTCCACCACAGCAGTGATGCAGTGGTTCAACTTCTTCGTGTCTGCTTTACAGCTACACTAGGTTTAGGTAGATCTTCTATAGAAAGCAACGGTGGGGTCGGTTCACTTCTTGGTCATGGATTTGGTTCGCATTTTTCTGGTGGCATTTCTGCTGTTGCCCCTGGTATACTCTACTTGCGTGTTCATAGAGCTGTCAGAAATGTCATGTTTATGTCAGAAGAGATAGTCTCCCTTTTGATGCATTTTGTCAGAGATATTGCGGATAGTGGAGTTCCTGCTAAGGATTTGGAGAAACTGAAGAAAACTAGAGGTGATATAAGGTCTCTCTCTAGTCAGAAAACAGATATTGGATTCCCTGCATCTTGTCACGTCTCTCTTGCTGCAGCAATGGTCCGTGTCAAGCTTGCAGCTTCATTGGGTGCTTCATTAGTTTGGATTACGGGTGGTTTAAGTCTAGTCCAATCTTTGCTGAAAGAAACATTGCCATCTTGGTTTATATCAGCACATAGGTCAGAGCCTAACGGTGGTGTCTCAGAAGGAATGGTTGCAAGGCTAAGGGGTTATGCCCTTGCATACTTAGCAGTGCTGTGTGGAACATTTTGTTGGGGGGTGGATTCATCATCACCCACATCCAAATGGCGACCAAGTATGCTCGGAGCACACTTGGAATTTCTTGCGAGTGCCTTAGATGGCAAAATATCACTTGGTTGTAACAAGGCTACATGGAGAGCATACGTGTCGGGATTCGTAAGCTTGATAGTAGGATGCACACCAAGCTGGCTTCTTGAGGTGGACCTTCAAGTTTTGAAGAGACTGAGCAAGGGATTGAAACGGTGCGATGAAGAAGTATTAGCTCTCGCGCTTTTGGAAGCTAGTGGTGTTGGTGCTATGGGTACTGCTGCTCAAATGATTATAGAGGGGAGCTTGAACTTTGCTAGATGA